A stretch of DNA from Arachis hypogaea cultivar Tifrunner chromosome 19, arahy.Tifrunner.gnm2.J5K5, whole genome shotgun sequence:
ACTCTCTTCCCCGCAAACTGATAACTTCCCAGCATCCATAAGATTCCCAAAAAATTTCCAACCAGTGGGGACCTGAACCCAAGTCCATCTTTGTTATTAAAGAACTATGGTTATAAATATGAGACTCCATTTAaaatagttttagaaaatataaacaattatacaaaataacataaattaaaacatGCCTCAAAAAAGGGAAGGTTCAATTTCTCTGCAACACGATCTAGAGCACCACTTGTTGGCATTGATCTAGCAAGACCCTGAAATTAAAATGAAGGAAAATGGCATTTTTTTTCCCTGTAAAAATTTATACCTAACAGTAAAGAGTGGATACAATTTCTACCTTAACACCATCCTTGAAGTATGGAATTGCTTCTCTTGCATTGGCTGCAATAACTGCTACAGAATCTGAAGGAGTTACGAAGAAACATCTTCCTAAAATCATATTTCTATCACCATCACCTGcagaaaaaacaataaaaatgaaataCTTGAACAACATTAAGTAAACAGACAAAACATTGTCGTGCAAGCATACATCAATTGCATCTTCTGCAATATGTTGACAATTGTGGTGGACCCAGATTACACGAGATAGATCCTTTCTCATAAATGTACCATAACAATATTTGCACAACAAATACAACATTGAATTTTAATAGTTTACTGAGGAAATTAGATGgggagaaacaaacaaaagaaactcATGAAACTCACATACCATCACTAGCAGCTCCAAAATCAGGACCATTTTCAGCATACAAAATGTTGACAAGATCCTTTGCATATCTGTCCAATGAACAATCCATCAAATATATTTTTCTCGGGTGAAAagacaattttataaaataaagagcTAAACTCACGTTAGATTAGGATCAGGATGACCATGTCCAAAATCTTCCAAAGGGATTCCATTTGCGATTGAATCCTACATTGCATAATTAAAACCTGTTATCAACAACTACAAATAAATTACTTTCAACTcattaaaaatgattttaaagGGGCAAAACATACCGGACTTGCACCAAGTTTATCAACAAAAATAGGTTTGGCATAAGCGCCAGTAACTGCATgcattgcatcaaatgtaaaccTGAAACATAAAAAAGATGTAATGAATTTCAAGACTGAGACTTTCATAAATTGTGAGCATAATAACCAGCAACATACATCAGCCATGATATGCTCACTTTGTTCAAAAcatgataaattttatatatggaATCTTAAGAACAACCAAGAAAGATTAGACAACCAAAAGAAGACATGCAAGATCCAGGAAGTCAAGCCATAAGAATTGCAAGGAAGTCAACCTCTTTAGTTACAAATAAGATTGACTAAACAGAAAAAACTAGACACTAAAAACCACAGtgcattaaaagaataaattttttttgtcaaacagGAAATCTCAGTATTATTGAGAGCAAGGTATTAGACAGAGAACTTCTTTCATTAATGCCACAGTAAACAAGAATATGTGAAACAACAATTGTAGACAATTAGAGCTGcaaagcagaaaagaaaaaaggaaaaaaagggaCAGATAAACAAAGAGACAAAGAGGCCAAGGGGAGAACCAGATACGAAACAAAATGGGACATGCAATCCCATAATGTTAACATTAGCAATTCAGATATGAAGAAAATTGTACCTAAAATCTGGCCTTGATATAAGACTCCTTATTAGCTGAAAATCAAATACACTCTGCACAGATGTagaataatgaataaataaaatgaagCTATAGCGCTAAGATCAAGTAACATGAACTGTCCTTTTAGATTCTAATTATACAGACAAATTATTCTCACCTCCAGTAGCTCCAAATAGTCAGACACAGGGTCTATTACTTCAACACTGAAGCTTCCAAACTTTGTAACCCCAGTTTTTGATAAGTCAACATCAGGAATGTCAGCGATCTTTATCTCAGATATCTGCATGAATGCAGAATATCTAAGCCCAATATCATAGAAATTTCATTAAACTTTTAAGGTAAGAAAAGCACAGGTCACTAGGTCATGCTCCTCCATGAGTATCCCAATCAATATCAACTATTTTTCTTCATGCCTAGCTCAAGTTTTATGTTCaccagaaggaaaaaaaaaaagatagcacATGTTAGTGGCTGATTAGAGTAATCCCGCATAGGAACAGGCTGATGATGCAAAATAGTGTGCAAGATTTTAGATGCATTAATAGCaccattcaagaaaaaaaaaatgaaaaaagaaaaaaatcaccaACAAATTAATTCTGTAGAGTAATGTAAGGAGTTCAAGAAGAAAGATTAAGTGCTAAATTGGTAATGGCAATATTACATGAGAACTTTCATCCTCCAACGAGACAATATATGATCAAGTCAATAATTTCAAAGAATAGAATAAGGATGCAAAAAGCAAGACAGCATGACAAACACTTACAGATAGTGTGTTTCCATAAATCTTGTCAGTGATGGATTCCGGAGCAGGCTGTCCACTACTGTAATTAAACTAGGgtaaataaaataggatttaTCAGAAACACCAACTGGCAAACTTACACACAACATGGAAATTGGCTACAGATATATCAAGACAAATCTTCTTTATGCGACAGAGCTGTATTTATTATGTTTATGGAATACCAAATAACCTATTAGTCAATTcccataattaaaaaatattaactcaCCTTAATACCCCAATCATATTCCGGCCCTCCAGGATTATGGCTAGCACTCATAATAAATCCACCATTTGCCTGTTAAAGTATaaggaaatgagaaaaatgattaGCAAGTGAGCTGAAAAGGTATATGCTAAAATACTGCAGGATAAAAAGGGAGCTAGTTAGATTGGCTTGCCTTCTGCTTCCTTATCACAGCAGAAACAGCTGGTGTTGACAATATACCTTCCCTGTATTAGAAAGATAAGTTGTCCTCAATTTCTATTAAGAAGAGAGTCAGGTTAATACACACTAGAAGAGTGTGAACAATAAGGTGATGCACTAGTCCATCAAAGATTTTTTATCCTTATGATGATGTCATTTACTGCCATCTTGTGTTACAAAGTTCTTCACATTTGTtgtagaaaaattcattgaaaaaatCAAATGATTAAGATGCTTACTGTCCAACCAAAATTTTTCCGACACCATTCCCGGCAGCAATTTTGATTATAATCTGAAGTGAATGAGAACAGCAGCAGAAATCAGATACAGGGTAAGCAATTTtcttaacaaaattaaatttgatagctAAAACAACACATTCAAAAGCTTAACCTGCGCAGCTTCCCGGTTGAAGTATCGACCATCACCTCCCAACACCAATACACCATTCTTGTAATCCTCTGGAGGCAAGGAATTAAACAGTGCCTATAGATGCGCAAATGTTTACTTAGATGAAAAAGTAAAACTATGTATAAAACATGTAATTATACACCCCATGGAATCCTACCAACCTGTATCCAGTTTGCGAGGTAATTTTCTTGCATAAACACTTTCACCTGCAAAACAATCATGCATATAATCATAAGTGGAATACCACTATCAGATTTCGATTTCTAGACCTACTGTTATGCCAGTAAATACTTGCTTTCCCTACACTATAGCTTTTGAACTCATTATCAGCTAACTAGTAAACAACAATATAAGCAAAACTTATCAATacaattgagaaaaataaaaataattgccaAGTGTGGCGAGTTATAAACATGCCTAAGCACAAGATACTAGCTAGCATAAGGAGGTGTAAGAATTTCATTATTACACAATTAACATAAATATATACACAGAAAGCTAAACGCCCGACGGATAACAGTTTGATTCTATTACATTGTCAAGTCTAGATACATTGTCGATCAATAACTTTACCAGTCACCTAAGCAATGATCAGTGAAAACGGAAGAGAGAAATCCAAATAAGAGCTTTTTGATCAAGCATATTTGGAAGAAAAATTCATCGAAGGAGTCAAACGATCACCTCGGTTGATCAAACTTGAAACTCCAACGAAGATAATTATATGATTTATGAATAGAATAATGTGCCACGAGTCACAGATTCTATTGCTACAAACAACAAAGGAACAAATCTCAAATCTCACATTTCAACAAAGACAGAAACAACCAAATACCTTTTTTCGAAGTCCACTGGTACCGGTCTTTTGCCCTTCGATTGGTTTGGTTGGAATTGAATTAATCTTCAGAACACAAGAAGAAAGAGGTTAGAATTCCATAGCTCAtcggaaaacaaaagaaaaagtgcgaagagagaatggaaagaaaACCTTAATGCCTTCAGGTTCGGCAATGGTTGCGGGAGAAGAAGAGGATGACGATGAAGTGGCTCTTATTAACGTTGGAACAGAGCGGATTCTGAAGGGAAGAAGAGGCTTTCGAGGTTTGAAGGAATCACCATACGAGCTGGAGGGAAAAGAGAGGATGGATTGTTGGGGTTTAAAGGAAGAGAGGATGAAGCTGTTAATCATAGAAGAAGAGAACGCCATTGTTAATTTGTTACAAGACACTCACACTGACACAGCTGAGTGATGTTGAGCTTGATTAAGTGATGATGAACTCATTCTTTGTCTCTATTTGTGTTTATTACAATAAAATCAACTGCTAAAAATTAGcttctaatataaaatatatatattaaaaataaattaaactatatttatatatataaatatattaatgattaattttaatttaaaaataatattgttatttaatttatatatgtttttctctttctaattttgatatgatatgatatttattttattttttaattttaatttttgagctGAGAGTGTGAGGTTTGAGGTGGGATACAAATGAATGCCACATGTAAAGTGGGGCCACTTATCTTTTTGGGTTCAACCGTTCAAGTTCAACAAGATCATGTGATTGTCACCAGCTTTTGAAGCTCTCCATGATTTAAGATTAAGCAACGTCTTAGGTTCGTAGATTAAGGAACGGTTAAGATTTACATTTATTACAGATCCCCTCTTGGTTCCTGACAACTGCAAATAGCTAAATACAAGTCGTATAGATCGCTTTCAAGGAACTAGTTACCCGTCCTCTCCGCGCAAGGGATTAATATTAGAATTATAGATTCTGTAGGatctttctaaatttatttttaaatcaatacaatttttatgttatataattcttttttttcaaaagtgcATATATATATTTGTGTGTGTATATTTGAATTAATCTCtattgtaaaaagaaaaagattatattagatccattttcagttttaattaagaaaaaaacataTTACCTAATCCAATCTAGACTTATCagcattagataatttaattttttgcaattatatctttattttaattttaacaaagaaATATTCTCCACATCCAAACAATTTTGCATCCAAATTCATCTAAGCAATTTTAGGTCACGCACTTTTTTCGCTTTCTTCTTTCCTCacgcttcttctcttctccccgagcttcttcttcttctcacgctcGTTTACGTACGGAGTGTCtttttcttcgtcttcttcttgacattcctcctcctcctcattctctTCGTTCCtttttcttcacgtgttttctccttatcgtcattcttttgttattGTTGCTGCAGTATGTTTTTCttgtcttttcctccttttttttccttggtgaagaagcagtagaaggtgaggaggaagaattttgaattgCGCAGAACAGAAATAaaccgaacatgttattatggtgaaacaattgtataatacaaaataaatgaaacattatccattatataaattcaaattcgaataactttctgcataatgaaccgaacacgtactcatggtgaaacaattgtataatattgaatgaacgaaacataatcgattatataaaatcaaattcaaacatatttctgcataatgaaccgaacacgtactcatggtgagacaattgtatagtactgaatgaacaaaacataatctattatataaaatcaaattcaaacagctgcaatgggtgtgcatgggccgggtgaaaccgggtttgatgtgacccagatccggcccgaaatatataccgggcctatttgttagacccgaatccgaccctagacccgatgaaacctatacacttttgggccacgattataccgggtaaaaaccgggtgaaaaccgggccgttaacattatattactttgataccttcttgtaagttagcatgtaaaaatatccaaatttctaagactccaaccattatttgacatggtaaaattcacttagaaaaatataataagaactaactcttctctaaaattaaagtataaccataatcaatactaatattgcctaataacaccaaatatttaaatcaatacaaataacacaagattatgcattagtctaaagtcttatgcattttaaacataaaacattaacttatagtcttatatataatgactaataacacaaaatattaaggtttataatacttaaatttcacataataatagccatcatccatcactaataacacaaaatattaattgtgtatgatgaccgggccaccgggccgatttcgggtgacccgaactatggcccggacccgacccgaaataatgaccgggtctacttttgagacccatacctggccctagacccgatgaaatcacatcaaattagtccctaaagtgttcgggaccagGGCGGGTCTTCGGGTcgggccgggccatgcacacccctaagcTGCATAATGAATCGAACACgaactcatggtgaaacaattgtatagtattgaATGAATGAaatataatccattatataaaatcaaattcgaaaCACCTCTgctacaatttagagattatcaattcaattcaattcagatttaAAATATCTGCATCCATtcaatcatttaaaaaaataatccatTAGCAAAATGTTAGTAGGGTTGGTGATGACAATAacaaaagaggaaaagaagaagtaGAGAAGgaggaaagaggaagaggaggagaagaatatGCGTgcgcaaaaaaggaggagaaggtacacgtaaatttgaaaaagaagaggacaaATGCATgtatataaaagaagaagaaaaagaagagtaggaaagaagaagaagaagctcggaagagaagaagaagataaaacgcGTATAATAACGCTCTTTTAATGAGAATAATTTTTGTTGGTATTCAACCTACttgaataaaacttaaataaaaaaaatacttaaatatataGCATAACCTTTTAACAAAGTTTAATCTTTCGTACTCATACAACAACCATATTTTAATAGGATACCATTTTTTCCCGACGCAGCATCAAAGAAGATGCAATGGCGATTGTCAATTGTTTGTATGTGTGCACTTTGCACCGTCAATTCATATCAATATCCATCTTAATCATTTTCTTAAATATTaggatatttaattataatatttttcaatataaaataattttctaaatacATCTAATCACATAATATTACTCTgcaaaaataactactttttaaacgATATAAAACATTTTACACTATGTCCATCAAAATTAAgatattcttttaattatcaTCATCTTATTTGAATCATTGAATGTTCGATAACATTAACATCAGTCAAAACATATAAGATCGAATAAATATAGAAAGCGGGAATAATTGAACCAGAGATTATGTTAATCTCCCTCACTATccatgaaaatataaataaataaaacataaatttgaCAGTGTTACTTTAGCATCCCTTCAAATATCTAACAATTTATCTGCCATAGTTTTCATCCTTCCTATGTAATGGTTTCCTCACGCACAGCGATTACAGGCCTAGGGCAAGGACCATCATTTGTGTGGTTAATTTTTTCCTAAATTCATATGATTCCAATCACATTTCCAGCTCCGTTATCAAATTTTCTCTCGTAGGTTTCCTTCCATTGTCCACAAGTATAACTAAAGAATGCAAATATACAAATGGGCGCCTTCAATTCTCAAATCTAACTATATAACTCCCTTGATAGACAACATAGTgatagaagataaaaaaaaaaatatcacctGAAAATCTGGATCGGATAAGAGGAGCTCTCATCCCTTCTCCGTATATGGCATGCAGCAGTTCGTTACCGAAGAGTAAAAGAATAATCAGCCGAAAGTCACTGAGTACTTCTTATGTTTATGCTCAAGATATTGTGGAATTTGTCTgctctgttgcttctttctgtAATCCGTTATCGAGAATATTCAGAATATCATTTGGTGGACATCTGTCAGCAGGGTTCTTTGCAGATGTTTGGCAGAAGCATTCGGGCCAAGAATTTGTATAGAAAGACTCCGGAGAAACTCGTTTATGAGGTTCACCAAAATTGGTTGTAAGCATGACTTTCCTAATAGCTTCTTCAAAACCTGCTGTACGCCCATTCTCCCTGTCGATGAAGATAGGAGCAAGAGCTTTTCTGTCAGGTCTGATTGTAGTCCGAAAGCCATAATAAAGGCGATGCCCGAGGAGGTTGTTCGCAAAGTTGCTTGGGCCATCATATGTTGGCATGAAGATGTCAGAAAGAAGACAGACCATGTAATCCACAGCAGAACCTGCCAATCCCCTAGTGTTCTGAACAAGCTCTTCTGAGTTTTCCACTGAAGAATGATTCTCCAGTCGAGGGAACAAACTTCGAAACGGGTTCATAAATCGCTCCCCACCAAATAGTTCACCAGCAGCTAGATATATTCTGGTAGAATTGTCAAAACCCAGTGCACGTAAAATAAGACCAACCTGCAGTAATTATAATCTTCAAAAGAGTTAAGTCCATCCTCCTAAATAAAACACCGGTATTATAATCTTCAAAAGATTCTAAATTTGTAATCAGCATTCAGCAGCATGATTTTAAAGGTTAATCCATTCACCAGACACAATCAGTGTAAAAAACGCTCAGAACAAACTGATTTTACCTCCTCTGGAGTCAATGGGCATTTCCCAATGGCCCTTCTTTCATTATAGACTAGTCTTTTTGGTGCAAAGTTTTCTTCTCGGTACTTCTTCAAAATCTTTTGCTCCTCAGGTGTAAATATATCAAAGCATCTACAATCATATTCATATTTGACATGAGTAGGTTCGCAACAGAAgaattacattttattttaaaagaagttCATTTATCTACCAATAAATCAGTCTTCAACCAGCATTTGTCAAACAATCAAGATACTAATGGGAAGGTATCCCTGGACTCTGATGCATACATGAGAACTTAATGAACTCCAATTATGACATCAAAAGTTCCCAACTGCTACATACTTCAAACCATGCAGCTAAATTTGTTTTGAACACATCAACCCCATTGATTAACATATGCTAAAATAAGAGAGCATGCCAGAAGCTTCCCCTGAATCAAAACCATGGTTCTACTGAGTAAATTTCCACGTTATCACTTGATACAGTTTCTCCAATCCTAGGTAGAATCTCAGTTTGACAACATTGCTTTCAAGTTTCAACACAAGCTAAAGACAGACACTCTCCCCTGCCCCAAACCCATCTTGATAGCCCCTTCATCTCTTtcatgtatttctttttttttttttttttcacacagacacaatatatatatagttgcaaTTAACTCAAATCCCATAGAGATGAAGCCAATATCTATAAAGAATCAGAAAACTACAAAAGCCAACACTAAGTTTTTAAGAAATCAGCAAAATAATTGAGGCTAAACTGTCTGTACCATCAAAATTGCCCTATAAGAGATACACCATTTAGAAAACATACTGGGGCAAATATGCTTGATagtaaatcaaatataaaaatccatcataaattataaattgtCAATCAAGAAATATGCAATGTTCTCCAGGGATCcaacattaaagaaaatattgatACAATACTTTTAGAGTAGCAATTAGAGAACCAATGTAGGTACATTGATATATGGAAACTCTCCTCATTTTAACCTACTGACAAATTTACCTACATGGCTACACGATAATCTGACAAAACATGGTCTACACACTGAAAATCATAGCCTATGcatagaaaagcatgcaattaacTCTTGATTGGGGGAAGGCACAAAGCACCATTTACCCAATGTCCAAGCTCAATTGATATTTGATAAGCATGCACCAGCAGAGATAATTGTTCAGTGTTGTAACACAGATAACTTACCCAGCAAATGACAACATATCCATCTCAAACCGAAGATGTATGGACATATAGGGGCCTTGTGCACGTAGCTTATCAACGATTGATTGACTTAGCTTCATGATATGCGGCTTGAACCTTAAAGCATGATAATTAACTCTGCACCTCAACCTTTGGTACTCAGGATTGTCAATTTCTTCAGCTAAGCGATGTGAAAAGGGTGTAAGATAGATGGCACCATGTTCCTTCATTTTCTTGAGAGCATCAGTCGTATACCAACTTATGGGAGCATCTCTAGGGGGACGCATCTGTATCAAAATATTCAAACATTATCCACGAAATAGACATAATTTCCAACTGTTAATCAATGATCAAATTATCATAGCTACCTgtaatgcttttattttcttctttttgccatttttctgATTTTCTGGAATGCTTTCAACAATCTTTACATCATACCTCAGTGTCTTGATGAAATGCTCAACATCATAGATACCATGGAAACCACTGCATAAAAAAGACAAAAGAACATATTGTACTTTGACATTGCTTCACGACAGTCGATTAAACCAGCTTCTCTACAATCATAAAAGGGGATTCCGCATTTTATGTCTGTTTAGCTTCGTCTCCAAAAGATTCagtttgtttttaactaaaactaagACTGGACACTATTACAAATATGTCATTACAAATTAGCTAAGGTCAACCACCTATAGATTTAAGGCACTTTTTTCAGAAGTATTTTATCAAGTAGCTAGCATTTGATAATAGCTACAACTATACAatatacaaatttaaatttatggAATTAATACAAGTCAAGtactaccaaaaaaaaaaaagttaaagattCCTTGATGTATTAACAACTTGAAATTGATTAAACTTTGTCAATATAACAACAATTACTAAGCCTTGTCAAACTAGGTGTGAAGTGAGCAAAATAGATCAGGTAACATCATAGTGTTCCATCATAAATCATATTCATGTTTATATTCAAACCGTTAACTTCTACCTCTAGCAATgtaaactaattaactaaaagtTTTACTTAAAATGCACAATAACATATATGTTCACGACAAACAACTTAGCCTCTTTTTGTCCTTCCTTTCCCAAACaaaacactatctgaattcaGAATCTGAAGAATAATACGCTGTAGGTCAGAAGTATGTGaagaattaaatttaagataCTTACCTGTCGTCGTGCCAAAATGAGTTTGCATCCAACTCTGGTAGAACCAGCGTAGCATTCATGATTCGAGCAGCAAGAACAGCATTAGATATCTACACCACGGAAACACAATCTATCAGCATAAACAGAATAGCAGCACATATAATACAGTTTACAGTCGTAGGGAAAAGGTACAAACTGCACTACGCTGCTGATTTAGCCCACCATTACATCGAACACGCAAATAGCCGTTGCTCTCAGTAGGAGGAGCTGCCAAAAACAtcaaattatcatcaaattaCAGCAACAGAGAGTTCCAGAATCTTGCATGACATAAGAAACAGTCTGTAACTACAAGAACAGATAGATACGGGGCCAATGGGTTCGTGGTGCCGAAGATGGCTTCCAACCACCAGAATCAGCATTGTTCCAAAGTTCTGCTAAACGGATCTGTTGttcaatcaaaataaaaagaaaaaaacatgaaACTACGTATCGAGAACAAAAAATCGCTAGCGAATCTAAACATTCGATAGAAAATtcgtaagattaaaaaaaaagtctGAGTGAGGATTTGCACCGACCTCAGAGCGATAACTGGATGGAGCATTTGAAGTTCCAGTTGAAGAGTAGAACAAAGATACGGTGCAGATCAAGAGCACCAGAGCTGCAACCGAGAGCT
This window harbors:
- the LOC112779775 gene encoding O-fucosyltransferase 1 isoform X2; the protein is MLILVVGSHLRHHEPIGPVSICSSPPTESNGYLRVRCNGGLNQQRSAISNAVLAARIMNATLVLPELDANSFWHDDSGFHGIYDVEHFIKTLRYDVKIVESIPENQKNGKKKKIKALQMRPPRDAPISWYTTDALKKMKEHGAIYLTPFSHRLAEEIDNPEYQRLRCRVNYHALRFKPHIMKLSQSIVDKLRAQGPYMSIHLRFEMDMLSFAGCFDIFTPEEQKILKKYREENFAPKRLVYNERRAIGKCPLTPEEVGLILRALGFDNSTRIYLAAGELFGGERFMNPFRSLFPRLENHSSVENSEELVQNTRGLAGSAVDYMVCLLSDIFMPTYDGPSNFANNLLGHRLYYGFRTTIRPDRKALAPIFIDRENGRTAGFEEAIRKVMLTTNFGEPHKRVSPESFYTNSWPECFCQTSAKNPADRCPPNDILNILDNGLQKEATEQTNSTIS
- the LOC112779774 gene encoding phosphoglucomutase, chloroplastic translates to MAFSSSMINSFILSSFKPQQSILSFPSSSYGDSFKPRKPLLPFRIRSVPTLIRATSSSSSSSPATIAEPEGIKINSIPTKPIEGQKTGTSGLRKKVKVFMQENYLANWIQALFNSLPPEDYKNGVLVLGGDGRYFNREAAQIIIKIAAGNGVGKILVGQEGILSTPAVSAVIRKQKANGGFIMSASHNPGGPEYDWGIKFNYSSGQPAPESITDKIYGNTLSISEIKIADIPDVDLSKTGVTKFGSFSVEVIDPVSDYLELLESVFDFQLIRSLISRPDFRFTFDAMHAVTGAYAKPIFVDKLGASPDSIANGIPLEDFGHGHPDPNLTYAKDLVNILYAENGPDFGAASDGDGDRNMILGRCFFVTPSDSVAVIAANAREAIPYFKDGVKGLARSMPTSGALDRVAEKLNLPFFEVPTGWKFFGNLMDAGKLSVCGEESFGTGSDHIREKDGIWAVLAWLSIIAHRNKDKKAGEKLISVADVVKEHWATYGRNFFSRYDYEECESEGANKMVAYLRETASKSKTGDKYGSYVLQFADDFTYTDPVDGSVVSKQGVRFVFTDGSRIIYRLSGTGSAGATVRVYIEQFEPDASKHDLDAQVALKPLIDLALSLSKLKDFTGREKPTVIT
- the LOC112779775 gene encoding O-fucosyltransferase 1 isoform X1 is translated as MRRAGFHRQHARQGVGSGFKAMVVKLSVAALVLLICTVSLFYSSTGTSNAPSSYRSEIRLAELWNNADSGGWKPSSAPRTHWPPPPTESNGYLRVRCNGGLNQQRSAISNAVLAARIMNATLVLPELDANSFWHDDSGFHGIYDVEHFIKTLRYDVKIVESIPENQKNGKKKKIKALQMRPPRDAPISWYTTDALKKMKEHGAIYLTPFSHRLAEEIDNPEYQRLRCRVNYHALRFKPHIMKLSQSIVDKLRAQGPYMSIHLRFEMDMLSFAGCFDIFTPEEQKILKKYREENFAPKRLVYNERRAIGKCPLTPEEVGLILRALGFDNSTRIYLAAGELFGGERFMNPFRSLFPRLENHSSVENSEELVQNTRGLAGSAVDYMVCLLSDIFMPTYDGPSNFANNLLGHRLYYGFRTTIRPDRKALAPIFIDRENGRTAGFEEAIRKVMLTTNFGEPHKRVSPESFYTNSWPECFCQTSAKNPADRCPPNDILNILDNGLQKEATEQTNSTIS